In one Pseudomonadales bacterium genomic region, the following are encoded:
- a CDS encoding serine/threonine protein kinase produces MSETTETPYDGLTPDTILDALESVGFLPSGSLLPLNSFENRVYQIGLDTGDFVVAKFYRPARWSLAAIEEEHAFSFELVEHDLPVVAPLRREGASLFEHAGFQFAVFPRQGGHPPNLEDPDDFEVLARTLARIHAVGAVRPFEHRPALTIERLGIESRELLLTGNWLPPDTEAAYASTTEHLLAAIGEILAPPLRTQRIHGDCHMGNVLWRADLPHFVDLDDCVMGPEIQDLWMLLSGERVERQAQLQILLDAYLPFHELDLRSLRYIEALRTLRMMHHAAWLARRWHDPAFPAAFPWFDSPRYWSEHVLSLREQQAALDEPPLEYFA; encoded by the coding sequence GTGAGCGAAACGACCGAAACGCCGTACGACGGACTCACGCCGGATACCATCCTCGATGCCCTGGAATCGGTTGGATTTCTGCCGAGCGGCAGCCTCCTGCCATTGAACAGTTTCGAAAACCGCGTCTACCAGATCGGTCTCGATACCGGTGATTTCGTCGTCGCCAAATTCTACAGGCCCGCCCGCTGGAGCCTGGCGGCAATCGAGGAAGAGCATGCTTTCTCCTTCGAACTGGTGGAGCACGATCTGCCGGTGGTGGCCCCATTGCGCCGGGAGGGCGCAAGTCTTTTCGAGCATGCGGGATTCCAGTTCGCCGTTTTCCCACGCCAGGGCGGCCATCCCCCCAATCTCGAAGATCCGGACGATTTCGAGGTGCTGGCCCGCACCCTCGCTCGCATCCATGCCGTGGGTGCCGTACGTCCATTTGAGCATCGCCCGGCGCTGACCATCGAGCGTCTCGGAATCGAAAGCCGCGAACTTCTGCTCACCGGTAACTGGCTGCCACCAGACACCGAGGCCGCCTATGCCAGCACTACCGAACACCTGCTTGCAGCTATCGGAGAAATCCTTGCGCCGCCGCTTCGCACCCAGCGCATCCATGGCGACTGCCATATGGGCAATGTGCTGTGGCGCGCCGATCTGCCGCATTTTGTCGATCTGGACGACTGTGTGATGGGACCGGAGATCCAGGATCTGTGGATGCTGTTATCCGGAGAGCGGGTCGAACGCCAGGCCCAGCTGCAGATACTGCTCGACGCCTACCTGCCTTTCCACGAGCTGGACCTGCGTTCGCTGCGCTACATCGAAGCCCTGCGAACCCTGCGCATGATGCACCATGCTGCCTGGCTTGCCCGGCGCTGGCACGATCCGGCCTTTCCCGCAGCGTTCCCCTGGTTCGATTCGCCCCGATACTGGTCCGAACACGTGCTCAGTCTGCGGGAGCAGCAGGCGGCTCTCGACGAACCGCCCCTCGAATATTTCGCCTGA
- a CDS encoding 1-acyl-sn-glycerol-3-phosphate acyltransferase — translation MQEFDAIRPYTDDEVPPVVRRLVSNPQLLNGASHLFTPRLARFAPAAASWLARQGLLRRTRDLATIADVQRFLAGYMHRLVEETVVELTVTGFEQIEPGTAYLFVSNHRDIFMDSGLLNYRLYQSGQQTCRVAVGDNLLAEPYVEDLMRVNKSFVIERSVTGKRAIYAALSRSSNFIRHSLEQGHSVWIAQREGRAKDGFDRTEPAVLKMLALAYRGEQEAFGDFLGRVQLVPVSVTYELDPCDEMKAHELAVIEREGKYEKAPGEDLRSIVAGMTGFKGRVQLHLSAPLAGDFEDADDCARALDKAIVGGLKVFPTHAAAAAELGMPPVKRIDEWLPAVRADFTARLARVPAEERKQLLAGYANLVRNRREMGFVD, via the coding sequence ATGCAGGAATTCGATGCCATTCGCCCGTATACGGATGACGAGGTGCCACCGGTGGTGCGCCGACTGGTGAGCAACCCGCAGCTGCTCAATGGCGCATCCCATCTGTTCACTCCGCGACTTGCGCGTTTTGCACCTGCCGCCGCTTCCTGGCTGGCGCGGCAGGGTCTGTTACGGCGGACCAGGGATCTGGCCACGATCGCCGATGTGCAGAGATTCCTGGCCGGTTACATGCACCGGCTGGTCGAGGAAACCGTGGTGGAGCTGACGGTAACCGGCTTTGAGCAGATCGAGCCCGGCACGGCCTATCTGTTTGTCTCCAACCACCGCGATATCTTCATGGACAGCGGGCTGCTCAACTACCGGCTCTATCAGTCCGGCCAGCAGACCTGTCGGGTGGCGGTGGGGGACAATCTGCTTGCAGAGCCTTATGTCGAGGATCTGATGCGGGTCAACAAGAGCTTTGTGATTGAGCGCAGTGTGACCGGTAAGCGTGCAATCTATGCGGCTCTCAGTCGCTCCTCGAATTTCATCCGCCACTCGCTGGAACAGGGCCACTCGGTCTGGATTGCCCAGCGCGAGGGCCGGGCCAAGGATGGTTTCGATAGAACCGAACCGGCTGTTCTGAAAATGCTCGCGCTCGCCTACAGAGGCGAACAGGAGGCATTCGGCGATTTCCTGGGGCGAGTGCAACTGGTTCCGGTCTCCGTGACCTATGAGCTGGATCCCTGCGATGAAATGAAGGCACATGAACTGGCTGTCATCGAACGGGAGGGAAAGTACGAGAAGGCGCCTGGAGAGGATCTGCGCAGCATCGTGGCCGGTATGACGGGCTTCAAAGGCCGGGTGCAGCTGCATCTGTCTGCACCCCTGGCGGGCGATTTCGAGGATGCCGACGACTGCGCCCGGGCACTCGATAAGGCCATTGTCGGGGGATTGAAGGTGTTTCCCACCCATGCGGCGGCAGCGGCGGAACTGGGTATGCCGCCTGTAAAGCGGATCGATGAGTGGCTGCCCGCAGTCCGTGCCGACTTCACAGCGCGTCTCGCGCGCGTTCCGGCCGAGGAGCGCAAACAGCTGCTGGCAGGATATGCCAACCTGGTCCGCAACCGGCGGGAAATGGGATTCGTTGACTGA